One window of the Archangium primigenium genome contains the following:
- a CDS encoding glutathione S-transferase family protein, which yields MKLYFAPRTRATRPRWLLEELKIPYELVRVDPAQPPPELQTLNPFGEVPVLVDDSVTLFESASICLYLADRHPEKGLAPAPHAPERGAYYQWLLFAERTLEPLALELRRGGPLAEPERKRLDDVLTVVERALGDREVLVGSAFTAADLVMASLLHMLVHAGALESRPRLVDYVKRHTSRPALRSAMS from the coding sequence ATGAAGCTCTATTTCGCGCCCCGCACCCGTGCGACACGTCCTCGCTGGCTGCTCGAGGAACTCAAGATTCCGTATGAGCTGGTTCGTGTGGACCCGGCGCAACCGCCTCCGGAACTCCAGACGTTGAATCCGTTCGGCGAGGTCCCGGTGCTCGTCGATGATTCCGTGACCCTGTTCGAGTCGGCCTCCATCTGCCTGTATCTCGCGGACCGCCACCCCGAGAAGGGATTGGCTCCCGCGCCGCATGCACCCGAGCGGGGCGCCTACTACCAATGGCTGCTCTTCGCGGAGCGGACGCTCGAACCGCTGGCGTTGGAGCTCCGCCGGGGGGGCCCGCTCGCGGAGCCCGAGCGCAAGCGGCTCGACGACGTGCTCACGGTCGTGGAGCGGGCACTCGGGGACCGCGAGGTGTTGGTGGGCAGCGCGTTCACCGCGGCGGATCTGGTGATGGCCTCCCTCCTCCACATGCTCGTCCACGCGGGGGCACTCGAGTCCCGCCCCCGGCTCGTGGACTACGTCAAACGACACACCTCCCGCCCGGCCCTGCGCAGCGCGATGTCCTAG